The sequence CGTCGGCGTCGTCGTCCGCCGTCGCCCCGGTGCGACGCGCTGGGCGAAGTGGTCGTGGCGGCCCGTCGCCCTTCTCCCCGGCGCCGGACCGGCGGAGTGGAAGGAGCTGCGGCGCGAGGGCGAGGTGGTGGACTTCCACGCCGGCACGTTGCCCCTCACCGTCCATCGCAAGGAGACGGGCGCCTATCTCGAAGCGCTCAGCGCCCGGCCACCGTCCGCGTTCGTCGTGCTGCGGCCGGGGGCGGAGCGGCCGGTCCTGCACCTCGTGACCGCCTCGCCGTTCCTCGCACAGGACCACCTCGACGCCGGTGACGAGATCGTGGAGCGGCTGGAGATGCCGCCCGCGCTGACCGCCTGGCTCGCCGATTTCGTCGACCGCCACCATGTCGAGGAGCGATTCCGCAAGCGGCGCCGGGACGAAGTGGATACCGAGCTCGTCGAGGATGGCCGCGGCGACCCGCGCATCCGGCAGGCCGCCGATGTCTACCGCAGCCCGGCGGGGCGGAAGCGATGAGCGACGATTTCGCCAGCCGCTGGTCCCGCCGCAAGGCCGCCGTCGCCGCGCAGGAGGCGGCCGAAAGCGCCGCCGAGGCGGAGCAGACCCGTGAGGCCGAGGCCGCGGAGAAGACCGATGAGGAGCTGCTGGAGGAGCTGGGCCTGCCCGACCCCGACACGCTCGCGCCCGGCGACGACGTGACCGCCTTCCTCAAGGAGGCCGTGCCCGAGCGCCTGCGCCGCCGCGCCCTGCGCCGCCTGTGGCGCCTCAACCCGACACTCGCCAACGTGGACGGGCTGGTGGACTATGGCGGCGACTTCACCGATGCCGCGACCGTGCCTGACACGATCGCCACCGCCTACCAGATCGGCAGGGGCATCTTCGCCAAGCTGGCGGAGGAGGAGCCGAAGCCTGCCGAGACGGCCGAGCCTGCATCCCAGACCGAAGCCGATCCCGGAGAGGATCCGCCCACGATCGAACAGGCGGCACCCGCCGCACCGGAGCCGGTTGAGGACGCCACCGCCGAAGCGGAGCCGGCACCACCGCCTTCCCGCATGACCTTCCGCTTCGAGAACTGACGTTCGCCTCACTGACGGCCGCCCGCCGCGCGATGAAGGCCGCAGGCCTTCCGCAGGACATGATCGTCGAGCGCCTGTCCGCGTTCAGAACCGGCACGGCGTTCACGCTGAAGCGCGGCGCGCCTGACGCCATGGCGCTTGGCGCCACCCGTGTTGGCGGCGCGCCGGATCTGCCGGCGGACGTGAGCTGGCCCGTGCGGCCCGGCTACGACATGGAGAGGGTCGGTATCGGTGGCGCCGCGTCGGACGAGGTCTGCCAGTCCCCAGCCCGCTGTGCTTCATCGCGCAGATCGACCTTGCCACGCTTCCCGCTCGACCACCGGAACTGCCCACTGAGGGGATGCTCAGCTACTTCTACGACGCGGTGGCGCAGCCCTGGGGTGCTGTGCCGCGGACACGGTCGGAAGTGTCCTTATCTGGACGCCGCCCGGAGCGGAGCTCACCCGCTGTGACGCGCCGGTCATCCCCGGTCCCTTCGATGAGCCGGAGCCACCGTTCACGCCGTGTGCCGCCTCGGGCGTGCCGGCCGTCTTCCCGCCGCCGCCCGACGAGGTCGATGGATGGCCCCGCCCGCCAGATCCCTATGCGGACTGGCACACGGCCGAGCTCGTGCGCATCGACCCGCGCGGGTTCGCGCCCCTCCACCGTGTGGGCGGCCATCCCGTGCTGATCGAGGGCGAGATGGGCAGTGATCTCGCTAAGCAGCGCGAGGCGCTGACCGACGAGGCCGCACGCGGCGACTGGATCCTGTTGCTCCAGGTCGGTTCCGATGACGAACCCGGTTTCAGTGGGGGGATTGGGGCCATCTGAGCGTCTGGATCGACGGCGGCGACCTCGCTGCCCGGCGGTTCGACCGGGCGCTTACCATGCTGCAGTGCAGCTAGGCCGACGCCACTCCCAGACCCTCCGACTTAAGTCGTAAGTGCCCGGTTTTCCTTGAGTGGGCGCCCATCGGTATGTCAGGCTCCGATTGCGGCATCGTGGCATCTTGAAACCAACGCTGTCGTGACAGACCGCCGCGAAAGCCGGCGGACGACCAAGGGAGGGGCATTTGTCCCACGTTGCCGACGAGGATCTGCTGCGCGCGGATCTCTACGATTTCCTGGGTGCATTGCTGTCCCATGCGCCGGACCGCGCCTTGCTGGAGCGCGCGGCCGCACTTGGGGGTGGAGCAGGGGCGCTGGGCGACGCGGTCGCCGCTCTGGCCCGAGTCGCGCAGTGCATGACCCCGGCCGAGGCGGAGCGCGAATACACCGCCCTCTTCATCGGCCTCGGCCGTGGCGAGCTGTTGCCCTATGCGAGTTTCTACCTCACCGGCTTTCTCAACGAGAAGCCATTGGCCGAGCTGCGCGGCGACATGGCCCGGCTCGCCGTCGCGCGGACGCCGAACGTCTTCGAGCCCGAGGACAACATCGCGAGCTTGATGGAGATCATGGCGGGCCTGATCCGCGGCCGCTTTGCTGCCGAAGGGCAGGCGCTGGAGGTGCAGCGGCACTTCTTCGACACGCATATCGCGCGCTGGGCCCCGCATTTCTTCGCCGATCTGGAAGGGGCGCAGAGCTCCGTCCTCTACGCCCTTGTGGGCACGATCGGCCGCGTATTCATGGAGATCGAGGCCGAGGGCTTCCGCCTGATGGGCGCGCCCGCAGCCTGATGCGAAGGAGAGAGACGATGAGCGACACGCCAGAGACCGGACGCCGCAGCTTCCTGAAGCTCGCCGCCACCGCCCCCGTCGCCGCCGCGGCGACCGCCACCGGCACCGCCGCCGTGGCCGAGGAGACCACGACGCCGGACGACACGTCCGTGCGCATGGTCAAGACCGCGCATGTCGAGGCCTACCTCGCCTCCGCGCGCTTCTGACGACATTTCGCGGGGCCGCCAAGGGTCCCGTGACCGAGCAAGACCGGGTCCTGCCATGACCCGACGCCAGGGAGACCAACGATGCTGAGGAAGAAGACAGGACGCACCACGCGCGCCACCGTGACCGCAGAGGCCCCGCGCAAGGGCGTCGACCGGCGAAGCTTCCTGAGGGGATCGGGTCTCGCGATCGGCGGACTGGCCGCCATCGGCGCCGTCGGCGGCCGGGTCCAGAAGGCCGAGGCGGCCGGTGAGACCTTCCAGATCGGTGACATCACGCAGGTGCGCACCGTCTGCACCCACTGCTCCGTCGGCTGCACGGTCGAGGCGGAGGTGCAGAACGGCGTCTGGACCGGGCAGGAACCCGGCTGGGACAGCCCCTTCAACATGGGCGCCCATTGCGCGAAGGGCGCCTCGGTTCGCGAGCACGCCCATGGCGAGCGTCGCCTGAAGTATCCGATGGAGCTCGTGAACGGCGAATGGCAGCGCCGCTCCTGGGACGAGGCGATCGAGGCGGTCGGCAACAAGATGCTGGAGATCCGCGAGGAGAGCGGCCCCGACAGCGTCTACTGGCTGGGCTCCGCCAAGCACAACAACGAGCAAGCCTACCTCTTCCGCAAGTTCGCGGCCTACTGGGGCACGAACAACGTGGATCACCAGGCCCGCATCTGCCACTCCACCACCGTGGCGGGGGTTGCGAACACATGGGGCTACGGCGCCATGACCAACTCCTACAACGACATCCACAACTCCCAGCTCATCTTCATCATCGGCGGCAACCCGACCGAGGCGCACCCGGTCTCGATGCTGCACGTGCTGAAGGCGAAGGAGGAGAACAACGCGCCGCTCATCGTCTGCGACCCGCGCTTCACGCGCACCGCGGCCCATGCCGACGAGTATGTCCGCCTGCGCCCCGGCACCGACGTGGCGCTGATCTGGGGCATCCTGTGGCACATCTTCGAGAACGGGTGGGAGGAC is a genomic window of Pontivivens ytuae containing:
- a CDS encoding TorD/DmsD family molecular chaperone, whose protein sequence is MSHVADEDLLRADLYDFLGALLSHAPDRALLERAAALGGGAGALGDAVAALARVAQCMTPAEAEREYTALFIGLGRGELLPYASFYLTGFLNEKPLAELRGDMARLAVARTPNVFEPEDNIASLMEIMAGLIRGRFAAEGQALEVQRHFFDTHIARWAPHFFADLEGAQSSVLYALVGTIGRVFMEIEAEGFRLMGAPAA
- a CDS encoding DUF1963 domain-containing protein, with amino-acid sequence MPAVFPPPPDEVDGWPRPPDPYADWHTAELVRIDPRGFAPLHRVGGHPVLIEGEMGSDLAKQREALTDEAARGDWILLLQVGSDDEPGFSGGIGAI
- a CDS encoding DUF3305 domain-containing protein, producing MSDHPAEESLPVGVVVRRRPGATRWAKWSWRPVALLPGAGPAEWKELRREGEVVDFHAGTLPLTVHRKETGAYLEALSARPPSAFVVLRPGAERPVLHLVTASPFLAQDHLDAGDEIVERLEMPPALTAWLADFVDRHHVEERFRKRRRDEVDTELVEDGRGDPRIRQAADVYRSPAGRKR
- a CDS encoding DUF3306 domain-containing protein, which translates into the protein MSDDFASRWSRRKAAVAAQEAAESAAEAEQTREAEAAEKTDEELLEELGLPDPDTLAPGDDVTAFLKEAVPERLRRRALRRLWRLNPTLANVDGLVDYGGDFTDAATVPDTIATAYQIGRGIFAKLAEEEPKPAETAEPASQTEADPGEDPPTIEQAAPAAPEPVEDATAEAEPAPPPSRMTFRFEN
- a CDS encoding twin-arginine translocation pathway signal protein; this translates as MSDTPETGRRSFLKLAATAPVAAAATATGTAAVAEETTTPDDTSVRMVKTAHVEAYLASARF